A genomic segment from Gossypium hirsutum isolate 1008001.06 chromosome D04, Gossypium_hirsutum_v2.1, whole genome shotgun sequence encodes:
- the LOC107931610 gene encoding cytochrome P450 714A1 isoform X1, translating to MDKSHILSISVAVVGAVWFLVHHLYNSMWFRSERLRRKLWMQGIKGPSPSLIYGNLPEMQKIQLNALTSTPNNADIVAHDYTSSLFPYFVQWRKEYGPIYTYSTGTRQHLYVNQAELVKEMNQYISLDLGKPSYITKRLAPMLGNGILRSNGPLWAQQRKIIAPEFFMDKVKQVMVGLMVESMQPLVRKWEDSIEAQSGVMADIRVDEDLRGFTADVIARACFGSSYAKGREIFSKLRKLQTAISKQSFLFGVPGYGLLPMKKQNEILSLEREIESLIWETVKERESKCKEACSSEKDLLHLILEGALNDQSLGEDSSKRFIVDNCKNIYFAGHESTAVAASWCLMLLALQPDWQSRVRAEVAQVCGGSLPDADSVSRLKTVTMVIQEALRLYPPAAFVSREALEEIQLGNVTIPKGTCLWTLIPTLHRDAEIWGSDANEFKPERFSDGVSKACKYPQAYIPFGVGSRLCLGRNMAMVQLKIVLALIISKFTFSLSPKYRHSPAYRMIVEPGNGVHILIQNI from the exons atggacaaGTCCCATATTTTGTCCATAAGTGTTGCTGTTGTGGGAGCGGTTTGGTTTTTGGTTCATCATCTGTATAACAGCATGTGGTTCAGGTCGGAAAGGCTGAGGAGGAAGCTGTGGATGCAGGGTATCAAAGGTCCATCACCTTCACTCATATACGGCAACCTCCCTGAGATGCAAAAGATCCAATTGAATGCTCTCACCTCCACTCCTAATAATGCCGATATTGTTGCCCACGACTATACTTCCTCTCTCTTCCCATACTTCGTGCAGTGGAGAAAGGAATACG GTCCAATATACACGTATTCAACAGGGACAAGGCAGCACTTGTATGTGAACCAGGCAGAGCTTGTGAAAGAAATGAACCAATACATTAGTTTGGATTTAGGTAAGCCCTCTTACATAACAAAGAGACTGGCACCTATGCTCGGCAATGGCATTTTGAGATCCAATGGCCCCCTATGGGCACAGCAGAGGAAAATAATTGCCCCTGAGTTCTTCATGGACAAGGTCAAG CAGGTAATGGTGGGGCTAATGGTGGAGTCCATGCAACCTCTTGTAAGAAAGTGGGAGGACAGCATTGAGGCCCAAAGTGGTGTGATGGCAGACATTAGAGTGGATGAGGATTTGAGGGGCTTCACAGCAGATGTCATCGCTAGAGCTTGTTTTGGGAGCTCTTATGCTAAAGGCAGGGAGATATTTTCCAAGCTTAGGAAACTTCAAACAGCTATTTCCAAGCAAAGCTTTCTTTTCGGAGTTCCAGGCTATGG ACTTCTGCCAATGAAGAAGCAAAATGAGATCTTGAGTTTGGAGAGAGAGATAGAGTCCCTAATCTGGGAAACAGTGAAAGAGCGGGAAAGCAAATGCAAAGAGGCATGTTCATCAGAGAAGGATCTATTGCACTTGATACTGGAAGGGGCATTGAATGACCAAAGTCTTGGTGAGGATTCATCCAAGCGCTTCATAGTTGATAACTGCAAGAATATATATTTTGCTGGCCACGAGTCTACTGCGGTTGCCGCCTCCTGGTGCCTCATGCTGCTTGCGCTGCAGCCTGATTGGCAATCTCGTGTTAGAGCAGAAGTGGCCCAAGTTTGCGGGGGCAGCTTGCCAGATGCAGACTCGGTGTCCCGCCTGAAAACT GTAACGATGGTGATTCAAGAAGCCTTGCGTTTATATCCGCCAGCGGCATTTGTGTCAAGGGAGGCGCTTGAGGAGATCCAACTTGGAAATGTTACTATTCCCAAGGGAACGTGCTTGTGGACGCTGATACCAACTCTGCATCGGGACGCTGAGATTTGGGGTTCAGATGCGAATGAATTCAAGCCAGAGAGGTTCAGTGATGGCGTTTCTAAAGCTTGCAAGTACCCTCAAGCCTATATTCCATTTGGAGTGGGTTCTCGCTTGTGCTTAGGCAGAAACATGGCAATGGTTCAGTTAAAAATTGTCCTTGCCCTCATTATCTCCAAATTTACTTTCTCTCTGTCGCCCAAATATCGACATTCTCCTGCTTATAGAATGATCGTAGAGCCTGGTAATGGTGTACATATTCTAATTCAAAACATCTAA
- the LOC107931610 gene encoding cytochrome P450 714A1 isoform X2 — translation MDKSHILSISVAVVGAVWFLVHHLYNSMWFRSERLRRKLWMQGIKGPSPSLIYGNLPEMQKIQLNALTSTPNNADIVAHDYTSSLFPYFVQWRKEYGPIYTYSTGTRQHLYVNQAELVKEMNQYISLDLGKPSYITKRLAPMLGNGILRSNGPLWAQQRKIIAPEFFMDKVKVMVGLMVESMQPLVRKWEDSIEAQSGVMADIRVDEDLRGFTADVIARACFGSSYAKGREIFSKLRKLQTAISKQSFLFGVPGYGLLPMKKQNEILSLEREIESLIWETVKERESKCKEACSSEKDLLHLILEGALNDQSLGEDSSKRFIVDNCKNIYFAGHESTAVAASWCLMLLALQPDWQSRVRAEVAQVCGGSLPDADSVSRLKTVTMVIQEALRLYPPAAFVSREALEEIQLGNVTIPKGTCLWTLIPTLHRDAEIWGSDANEFKPERFSDGVSKACKYPQAYIPFGVGSRLCLGRNMAMVQLKIVLALIISKFTFSLSPKYRHSPAYRMIVEPGNGVHILIQNI, via the exons atggacaaGTCCCATATTTTGTCCATAAGTGTTGCTGTTGTGGGAGCGGTTTGGTTTTTGGTTCATCATCTGTATAACAGCATGTGGTTCAGGTCGGAAAGGCTGAGGAGGAAGCTGTGGATGCAGGGTATCAAAGGTCCATCACCTTCACTCATATACGGCAACCTCCCTGAGATGCAAAAGATCCAATTGAATGCTCTCACCTCCACTCCTAATAATGCCGATATTGTTGCCCACGACTATACTTCCTCTCTCTTCCCATACTTCGTGCAGTGGAGAAAGGAATACG GTCCAATATACACGTATTCAACAGGGACAAGGCAGCACTTGTATGTGAACCAGGCAGAGCTTGTGAAAGAAATGAACCAATACATTAGTTTGGATTTAGGTAAGCCCTCTTACATAACAAAGAGACTGGCACCTATGCTCGGCAATGGCATTTTGAGATCCAATGGCCCCCTATGGGCACAGCAGAGGAAAATAATTGCCCCTGAGTTCTTCATGGACAAGGTCAAG GTAATGGTGGGGCTAATGGTGGAGTCCATGCAACCTCTTGTAAGAAAGTGGGAGGACAGCATTGAGGCCCAAAGTGGTGTGATGGCAGACATTAGAGTGGATGAGGATTTGAGGGGCTTCACAGCAGATGTCATCGCTAGAGCTTGTTTTGGGAGCTCTTATGCTAAAGGCAGGGAGATATTTTCCAAGCTTAGGAAACTTCAAACAGCTATTTCCAAGCAAAGCTTTCTTTTCGGAGTTCCAGGCTATGG ACTTCTGCCAATGAAGAAGCAAAATGAGATCTTGAGTTTGGAGAGAGAGATAGAGTCCCTAATCTGGGAAACAGTGAAAGAGCGGGAAAGCAAATGCAAAGAGGCATGTTCATCAGAGAAGGATCTATTGCACTTGATACTGGAAGGGGCATTGAATGACCAAAGTCTTGGTGAGGATTCATCCAAGCGCTTCATAGTTGATAACTGCAAGAATATATATTTTGCTGGCCACGAGTCTACTGCGGTTGCCGCCTCCTGGTGCCTCATGCTGCTTGCGCTGCAGCCTGATTGGCAATCTCGTGTTAGAGCAGAAGTGGCCCAAGTTTGCGGGGGCAGCTTGCCAGATGCAGACTCGGTGTCCCGCCTGAAAACT GTAACGATGGTGATTCAAGAAGCCTTGCGTTTATATCCGCCAGCGGCATTTGTGTCAAGGGAGGCGCTTGAGGAGATCCAACTTGGAAATGTTACTATTCCCAAGGGAACGTGCTTGTGGACGCTGATACCAACTCTGCATCGGGACGCTGAGATTTGGGGTTCAGATGCGAATGAATTCAAGCCAGAGAGGTTCAGTGATGGCGTTTCTAAAGCTTGCAAGTACCCTCAAGCCTATATTCCATTTGGAGTGGGTTCTCGCTTGTGCTTAGGCAGAAACATGGCAATGGTTCAGTTAAAAATTGTCCTTGCCCTCATTATCTCCAAATTTACTTTCTCTCTGTCGCCCAAATATCGACATTCTCCTGCTTATAGAATGATCGTAGAGCCTGGTAATGGTGTACATATTCTAATTCAAAACATCTAA